From a single Streptomyces sp. NBC_01264 genomic region:
- a CDS encoding type I restriction endonuclease subunit R has protein sequence MNDARVYTEKAFENAVEAALLRSGWQRGPSNTYDRALGIDTSELSEFLRASQNDAWLALQAAYGEEEEQAIARFAKRVAREIDSRGLLDVLRRGVNDRNVKIQLAYFRPAHTLAADALAEYEANRLTFVRQFHYSATRPADTLDMAFFLNGLPVASVELKNGLTGQTVEDAKRQYRRKRDPKEAFFAKRSLVHFAVDPTLAFLTTRLAGDATRFLPFNTGSGGPGQIGGAGNVPAPTDGTYPTSYLFDEVWARDNWLELLQRFLHVEDAAAKSGRAPSHRPGSAHTQPLIFPRFHQWDAVRKLIAHAARHGAGENYLIQHSAGSGKSNTIAWLAHHLSSLHTSHDPALIAPAALAFGLGANKLVFDKVIVITDRRVLDKQLQDTIYQFDHKAGVVVRIDENSQQLADALTGPTARIVITTVQKFPFVLDKVAGLGGQRYAVIIDEAHSSQGGESAAALKKALGRLGSDAVDEDGDPLTAAALARGKQPNLSFFAFTATPKAKTIDLFGTPYLNPGSGEQEKGPFHVYSMRQAIEEGFILDVLGNYITYATYFKLQEAAADEAEQQVDPRKARSKLVRAALMSEASMASRAKIIVDHFRSHSSPRLGGRAKAMVVTSGRDHAVRLYQAMRAYIDQRGFTDCGTLVAFSGALTLDGIEYTEPKLNGFPERELPTRFGYTRADDPNPPSVPKPEHRILVVAEKYQTGFDQPLLTTMYVDKILVGLAAVQTLSRLNRTHRLKTTEDLFILDFANRPEDIEQAFQQYYEASVTEPTDPNLLFDREREVMAYQLLVEAEMDAFVTAYFAAFQGGSATDTAIMKAHARLYGYLQPALDRFNALNATEPETASEFRRALDSYTKAYGWLSHVIGFENLELERLYQYGRFLLRRLPAPARSAGADIGTAAPSHMRITQTGTPELRLEAAGAQVLAGLVPEAGGGVAEAEEMSLAEVIQSVNHEYGTGLSTTDQILLGQLVVAVSEDPELRAIALHQDQDVFGGELEKDLDRIVIDQAASNDDLMVRYFDDANVNRLFKQVATQQAYQLIRRPVRREAERRATEQRAAELKSTGSRRAEPPSA, from the coding sequence ATGAACGACGCCCGCGTATACACCGAGAAGGCATTCGAGAACGCCGTGGAAGCGGCGCTGCTGCGCAGCGGCTGGCAGCGCGGGCCGTCGAACACCTACGATCGCGCCCTCGGTATCGATACCTCCGAGCTGTCCGAGTTCCTCCGCGCGTCGCAGAACGACGCGTGGTTGGCGCTCCAGGCCGCCTACGGCGAGGAGGAAGAGCAGGCCATCGCCCGGTTCGCGAAGCGCGTGGCGCGGGAGATTGACTCGCGAGGACTGTTGGACGTGCTGCGTCGGGGCGTGAACGACCGGAACGTGAAGATCCAACTTGCGTACTTCCGCCCCGCGCACACGCTTGCCGCCGACGCCTTGGCTGAGTATGAGGCCAACCGGCTCACCTTCGTGCGCCAGTTTCACTACTCAGCCACGCGGCCGGCCGACACCCTCGACATGGCGTTCTTCCTCAACGGGCTGCCAGTCGCCTCCGTAGAGTTGAAGAACGGGCTGACCGGCCAGACCGTCGAGGACGCCAAGCGTCAGTACCGGCGGAAGCGGGATCCGAAGGAGGCGTTCTTCGCCAAGCGCAGCCTGGTCCACTTCGCGGTCGATCCGACGCTGGCCTTCCTGACGACCCGTCTGGCTGGGGACGCTACCCGTTTCCTCCCCTTCAACACTGGCTCTGGCGGCCCTGGCCAGATCGGCGGCGCGGGCAACGTCCCGGCCCCGACCGACGGGACGTACCCCACCTCCTACCTCTTCGACGAGGTGTGGGCGCGGGACAACTGGCTGGAGCTGCTCCAGCGGTTCTTGCACGTGGAGGACGCCGCTGCGAAGTCCGGGCGGGCGCCGTCGCACAGGCCGGGCAGCGCGCACACGCAGCCGTTGATCTTCCCTCGGTTCCACCAGTGGGACGCAGTGCGCAAGCTCATCGCGCACGCGGCCCGCCACGGTGCGGGGGAGAACTACCTGATCCAGCACTCCGCCGGCTCGGGCAAGTCCAACACCATTGCCTGGCTTGCACACCACCTGTCCAGCCTGCATACCTCCCACGACCCCGCGTTGATCGCGCCCGCCGCGCTCGCCTTCGGCCTGGGGGCGAACAAGCTGGTCTTCGACAAGGTCATCGTCATCACCGACAGGCGGGTGCTGGACAAGCAGCTTCAGGACACGATCTACCAGTTCGACCACAAGGCCGGCGTGGTCGTGCGGATCGACGAGAACTCCCAGCAGCTCGCGGACGCGCTGACCGGGCCGACGGCCCGGATCGTGATCACCACGGTGCAGAAGTTCCCCTTCGTCTTGGACAAGGTCGCTGGGCTGGGCGGCCAGCGCTACGCAGTGATCATCGACGAAGCGCACTCCTCGCAGGGTGGGGAGAGCGCGGCGGCACTGAAGAAGGCACTGGGACGTCTCGGCTCGGACGCGGTGGACGAGGACGGCGACCCACTGACCGCCGCAGCCCTGGCTCGCGGCAAGCAGCCGAACCTGTCCTTCTTCGCGTTCACGGCTACCCCCAAGGCGAAGACGATCGACCTCTTCGGCACCCCTTACCTCAACCCTGGCTCGGGGGAGCAGGAGAAGGGACCGTTCCACGTCTACTCGATGCGGCAGGCGATCGAGGAGGGCTTCATCCTCGATGTGCTCGGTAACTACATCACCTACGCCACGTACTTCAAGCTCCAGGAGGCTGCCGCCGATGAGGCTGAGCAGCAGGTGGACCCTCGGAAGGCCCGCTCGAAGCTGGTGAGGGCCGCGCTGATGTCGGAGGCGTCGATGGCTTCCCGCGCGAAGATCATTGTCGACCACTTCCGCTCGCATTCCAGCCCGCGCCTCGGTGGCCGGGCCAAGGCGATGGTGGTCACCTCGGGTCGTGATCACGCCGTACGGCTGTACCAGGCCATGCGGGCCTACATCGACCAGCGGGGCTTCACCGACTGCGGCACCTTGGTCGCATTTTCCGGGGCACTGACCCTTGACGGGATCGAGTACACCGAGCCCAAGCTCAACGGCTTCCCCGAACGTGAGTTGCCGACCCGCTTTGGCTATACCCGCGCGGACGATCCGAACCCGCCCTCCGTGCCCAAGCCCGAGCACCGCATCCTCGTTGTCGCCGAGAAGTACCAGACCGGCTTCGATCAGCCGCTGCTGACTACCATGTACGTGGACAAGATCCTGGTGGGGCTGGCCGCGGTGCAGACGCTTTCCCGGCTCAACCGCACCCACCGGCTCAAGACCACCGAGGACCTGTTCATCCTCGACTTCGCCAACCGGCCCGAGGACATCGAACAGGCTTTCCAGCAATACTACGAGGCGTCGGTCACCGAGCCCACCGACCCCAACTTGCTGTTCGATCGCGAACGCGAGGTCATGGCCTACCAGCTCCTGGTGGAAGCCGAGATGGACGCCTTCGTCACCGCGTACTTCGCAGCCTTCCAGGGCGGCTCGGCCACCGACACCGCCATCATGAAGGCCCACGCCCGCCTCTATGGCTACCTTCAGCCTGCGCTGGACCGCTTCAACGCCCTCAACGCCACCGAACCGGAAACCGCCTCCGAGTTCCGCCGTGCCCTGGACTCCTACACCAAGGCGTACGGCTGGCTCTCCCACGTCATCGGATTCGAGAACCTCGAACTGGAACGGCTCTACCAGTACGGACGCTTCCTGCTGCGCCGCCTGCCTGCGCCCGCCCGCAGTGCCGGCGCCGACATAGGGACCGCCGCCCCGAGCCACATGCGCATCACTCAGACGGGCACCCCGGAGCTGCGCCTGGAGGCAGCGGGTGCGCAGGTCTTGGCTGGGCTGGTTCCCGAAGCAGGCGGAGGGGTGGCTGAGGCGGAGGAGATGTCGCTGGCCGAGGTGATCCAGTCTGTTAACCATGAGTACGGGACCGGGCTGTCCACTACAGACCAGATCCTGCTTGGCCAGCTCGTGGTTGCCGTCAGCGAGGACCCCGAGCTTCGGGCCATCGCCTTGCACCAGGACCAGGACGTCTTCGGTGGGGAACTGGAAAAGGACCTCGACCGGATCGTCATCGACCAGGCGGCGTCCAACGACGACCTGATGGTCCGCTACTTTGACGACGCCAACGTCAACCGCCTGTTCAAGCAGGTTGCGACCCAGCAGGCGTACCAGCTCATCCGGCGCCCGGTCCGACGCGAGGCCGAGCGCCGGGCCACCGAACAGCGGGCTGCCGAGCTCAAGTCCACCGGAAGCCGTCGGGCAGAGCCGCCATCCGCATAG
- a CDS encoding restriction endonuclease subunit S, translated as MSWATIPLKRIAVLTAGGTPAVGEPTYWSDEGEGNAWVSISDMSSVDSVTATARRVSDAGLRSARIALGDPGTLLFSMYASLGHTAWLSTPAAWNQAILGMRSDSTTDARFLRYSLVSLRPTLLEQARSNTQSNLNAEQVGNLAIPRPPLGEQRRVADFLDVETARIDRTAAARQAQQSILRERELSLISETLSGGVGPRGGRSTGMPWLPAIPADWKIGPVYAYFSTELGKMLNAERATGDRQRPYLRNANVHWYDIDISDMATMSFDASETHRYSVAPGDLLVCEGGAGVAEAAVWNGEISDCYYQKSLHRVRRSGHVPVEWLMYWLRLAKHVGVFEADGNIATIPHLTGEQLREYRIPIPPDGDSRVVALNHEVRDLLSLVKRLDQAQALLAERRQALITAAVTGQLDVTTARPARDL; from the coding sequence GTGAGTTGGGCGACCATCCCTCTGAAGCGAATTGCGGTGCTCACAGCAGGCGGCACGCCGGCGGTGGGAGAGCCGACTTACTGGTCTGACGAGGGCGAAGGTAATGCGTGGGTCTCTATTAGTGACATGTCCTCGGTTGACAGCGTCACTGCAACAGCGCGCCGGGTCTCCGATGCCGGGTTGCGTTCAGCACGAATCGCGCTGGGTGATCCAGGGACACTCTTGTTCAGCATGTATGCGAGCCTCGGTCACACAGCATGGCTCAGCACCCCGGCTGCTTGGAATCAAGCTATCCTCGGAATGCGTTCAGATTCGACCACCGATGCCCGGTTCCTGCGCTATAGTCTGGTTTCCCTTAGGCCAACGCTCCTAGAACAGGCGCGAAGCAATACTCAATCAAATCTCAATGCTGAACAAGTAGGCAACCTCGCCATTCCGCGTCCACCACTGGGCGAGCAACGCCGAGTCGCCGACTTTCTCGATGTCGAGACAGCGCGCATCGACCGCACCGCAGCAGCAAGGCAGGCTCAGCAATCCATTCTTAGGGAGCGGGAGCTCTCACTTATTTCTGAGACCTTGTCGGGTGGGGTAGGCCCTCGCGGCGGTCGTTCAACCGGGATGCCCTGGCTTCCCGCAATTCCCGCGGATTGGAAGATTGGACCGGTATACGCCTATTTCTCCACCGAGCTCGGAAAGATGCTTAACGCGGAGCGCGCAACAGGGGATCGCCAGCGCCCATATCTTCGCAATGCCAATGTCCACTGGTATGACATCGATATTTCAGACATGGCCACGATGTCGTTCGACGCCTCCGAAACACATCGCTATTCGGTGGCACCTGGTGATCTACTGGTCTGTGAAGGCGGCGCCGGAGTCGCCGAGGCAGCAGTATGGAACGGCGAGATCTCGGACTGCTACTACCAGAAGTCGCTGCATCGGGTCCGAAGGTCAGGGCACGTGCCTGTCGAGTGGCTTATGTACTGGCTCCGCTTGGCCAAGCACGTAGGCGTGTTTGAGGCAGACGGGAACATCGCGACTATCCCGCATCTTACGGGCGAGCAATTGCGCGAGTATCGAATCCCCATTCCTCCAGATGGCGACAGTCGCGTAGTCGCGCTGAACCATGAGGTACGTGACCTGCTGTCGTTGGTCAAGCGGCTTGACCAAGCGCAGGCACTGCTCGCCGAGCGCCGCCAGGCACTGATCACCGCTGCGGTCACTGGCCAGCTCGACGTCACCACCGCCCGCCCTGCACGCGACCTCTGA
- a CDS encoding type I restriction-modification system subunit M: protein MSKNQELADFIWSVADLLRGDYKRSEYGKVILPLTVLRRLDCVMAPTRQAVWDRSASYTGENKDGLLLAASKLKFYNVSEQTFDTISSDAANVAKNLKDYIRGFSSEATEIINRYEFHLQIDRLDNADLLYQVVRKFAGLDLSFEAVDNHDMGYVFEELIRKFADASNETAGEHFTPREVIELMVELLLAPDDSRLTGEGQVVKILDPACGTGGMLAATEEHIQKLNPRVRVNLFGQELNAESYAICRSDMLLKGHTAKNIRFGNSFSQDGHDGEVFDYMLANPPFGVEWKKVEKTVRQEHEDRGYDGRFGAGLPRINDGSLLFLQHMMSKMQPLKKDAAGDEVGGTRLAIVFNGSPLFTGGAGSGESEIRRWIIEHDYLEAIVALPDQLFYNTGISTYFWIITNRKSADRKGRVILLDARDQWTKMRKSLGEKRKTMTRAQIGHICAIYRDAVSNADNAAHPEHGRVKLFANRDFGYQRITVDRPLKLRFELTEDSLDQLDASAAVKKAVGDEAAVELLLAALKPLLGSQWSTKAEAWDALRTAMVAAGVLWPSVAPFQKALRDAVGVADPEGEVQLIKRKPEPDPDLRDNENVPLSEDIDEYFAREVLPHVPDAWIAETRNPKTKEMERYKVGYEIPFTRHFYVYTPPRPLAEIDSELKSLEAEIQALLGEVAR, encoded by the coding sequence TTGAGTAAGAACCAGGAACTGGCCGACTTCATCTGGTCGGTGGCCGACCTGCTGCGCGGTGACTACAAGCGCTCTGAGTACGGAAAGGTCATCCTGCCGCTGACGGTGCTGCGCAGGCTGGACTGCGTCATGGCCCCGACCCGCCAGGCGGTGTGGGACCGCTCGGCCTCCTACACTGGGGAGAACAAGGATGGGCTGCTGCTGGCAGCCTCCAAGCTGAAGTTCTACAACGTCTCCGAGCAGACCTTTGACACGATCAGCAGCGACGCGGCCAACGTGGCGAAGAACCTCAAGGACTACATCCGGGGGTTCTCCTCGGAGGCCACCGAGATCATCAACCGCTACGAGTTCCACCTTCAGATCGACCGTCTGGACAACGCCGACCTGCTCTACCAGGTGGTGCGGAAGTTCGCCGGCCTGGATCTGAGTTTTGAAGCCGTGGACAACCACGACATGGGTTACGTCTTCGAGGAGCTGATCCGCAAGTTTGCCGACGCCTCCAACGAGACCGCCGGTGAGCACTTCACCCCGCGTGAGGTCATCGAGCTGATGGTCGAGCTGCTGCTCGCTCCGGACGACAGTCGGCTCACGGGGGAGGGCCAGGTTGTCAAGATCCTCGACCCGGCCTGCGGCACCGGCGGCATGCTGGCGGCGACGGAGGAGCACATCCAGAAGCTCAACCCCCGTGTGCGCGTCAACCTGTTCGGTCAGGAACTCAACGCCGAGTCCTATGCAATCTGTCGCTCCGACATGCTGTTGAAGGGCCACACTGCCAAGAACATCCGCTTCGGCAACTCGTTCAGCCAGGACGGCCACGACGGCGAAGTCTTCGACTACATGCTCGCCAACCCACCCTTCGGCGTGGAGTGGAAGAAAGTTGAGAAGACCGTCCGCCAGGAGCACGAGGACCGGGGATACGACGGCCGGTTCGGAGCCGGCCTGCCCCGGATCAATGACGGCTCGCTGCTTTTCCTGCAGCACATGATGAGCAAGATGCAACCGCTCAAGAAGGATGCGGCGGGCGACGAGGTCGGCGGCACCCGCCTTGCCATCGTCTTCAACGGTTCCCCCCTGTTCACCGGTGGGGCGGGGTCAGGCGAGTCAGAGATCCGCAGATGGATCATTGAGCATGACTACTTGGAGGCGATTGTCGCCCTCCCGGACCAGCTCTTCTACAACACCGGCATCTCCACATACTTCTGGATCATTACCAACCGCAAGTCCGCGGACCGCAAGGGCCGTGTGATCCTGCTCGACGCCCGCGACCAGTGGACCAAGATGCGCAAGTCTCTCGGCGAGAAGCGCAAGACGATGACTCGCGCTCAGATCGGGCACATCTGCGCGATCTACCGCGATGCCGTCAGCAATGCCGACAACGCGGCCCATCCGGAGCACGGGCGGGTGAAGCTCTTCGCGAACCGGGACTTTGGCTACCAGCGCATCACGGTCGATCGACCGCTCAAGCTCCGGTTCGAGCTGACTGAGGACAGCCTCGACCAGCTCGACGCGTCGGCCGCCGTGAAGAAGGCGGTCGGGGACGAGGCTGCGGTCGAGCTGTTGCTGGCCGCGCTCAAGCCGCTGCTCGGATCGCAGTGGTCCACCAAGGCAGAGGCCTGGGACGCCCTACGGACGGCGATGGTGGCCGCGGGCGTTCTGTGGCCCTCCGTCGCGCCGTTCCAGAAGGCATTGCGTGACGCCGTGGGCGTGGCCGACCCGGAGGGCGAGGTCCAACTCATCAAGCGCAAGCCCGAGCCCGACCCCGACCTGCGCGACAACGAGAACGTCCCGCTGAGCGAGGATATTGACGAGTACTTCGCTCGCGAGGTGCTGCCGCACGTGCCGGACGCCTGGATTGCGGAGACCCGTAACCCAAAGACGAAGGAGATGGAACGGTACAAGGTGGGATACGAGATCCCGTTCACCCGTCATTTCTACGTCTACACGCCCCCGAGGCCGCTTGCTGAGATCGATTCGGAGTTGAAGTCGTTGGAGGCCGAGATTCAGGCGCTGCTCGGGGAGGTGGCGCGGTGA
- a CDS encoding N-6 DNA methylase, with protein MIGEDEVPAVTATAAEIARLAGVTRAAVSNWRRRRSDFPAPVGGTSASPLFSLAEVRQWLEGQREGREVSGEVRLWQALRGTYGEEMVRALAAVGDHLGGGLGELTDQGAREAADGLVADRMPTEVMDALVARLLESTTRAALDGASTLRLARAVREFAGETSGTVFDPACGIGSLLVGAGGDAVGSRLGQDTHADATRVARVRAALAATRAAAPVEIVAGDSLRADAFPDLRADLVVCEPPTAVADWGREQLLIDPRWEAGVPSRGESELAWLQHCYHHTAPGGRAVVALPASVAHRRSGRRIRAELVRRGCVAAVVALPPGLAASHAFPLHLWLLSRPPGPGRATGTVRMVDLSTNSPDGPWEPQPHQEVEVPLIDLLDNEVDLTPSRYVREPEPDYAVEYATLREDLDMRLSRLQALLPELPPRGGADGLDDGVPVAVSDLLAAGLVSLDGEELTSVSDQLDPDYVRGFASSAANTRRSTSSSGTFRADLQAARLPRMDVERQHRYGDAFRSLGAFERELAELARMGDRAARLARDGLTGGALDPPPTRGSGDAEHQRTTTDVDAAVGREDRTL; from the coding sequence ATGATCGGAGAAGACGAGGTGCCCGCTGTCACGGCGACCGCTGCGGAGATCGCACGGTTGGCGGGCGTGACGCGTGCTGCGGTGTCCAACTGGCGTAGGCGCCGCTCGGACTTTCCCGCACCCGTCGGCGGTACCTCGGCGAGTCCCCTGTTTTCGCTCGCCGAGGTACGGCAGTGGCTGGAGGGGCAGCGCGAAGGGCGAGAGGTCAGTGGGGAAGTCCGGCTCTGGCAGGCGCTGCGTGGCACCTACGGCGAGGAGATGGTCAGGGCGCTGGCTGCTGTCGGGGACCATCTCGGGGGCGGTCTAGGAGAGTTGACCGACCAGGGCGCCCGCGAGGCGGCGGACGGGCTGGTCGCCGACCGTATGCCCACCGAGGTGATGGACGCTCTAGTCGCTCGGCTGCTGGAATCCACCACGCGCGCCGCGTTGGATGGGGCCTCGACGTTGCGGCTTGCTCGCGCTGTCCGAGAATTCGCTGGTGAGACCTCTGGCACCGTCTTCGACCCGGCGTGCGGCATCGGCTCGCTTCTTGTCGGGGCGGGTGGTGATGCGGTCGGGAGCAGGCTGGGGCAGGACACGCACGCGGACGCGACGCGCGTGGCCCGGGTGCGCGCCGCCCTGGCCGCCACCAGGGCGGCGGCGCCGGTTGAGATCGTGGCGGGTGACTCGTTGCGGGCTGACGCGTTCCCCGATCTCCGCGCGGACCTGGTCGTGTGCGAGCCGCCGACCGCCGTGGCCGACTGGGGTCGCGAGCAGTTGCTCATCGATCCGCGATGGGAGGCGGGTGTCCCCTCGCGAGGGGAGAGCGAACTCGCTTGGCTCCAGCATTGCTACCACCACACGGCACCCGGCGGGCGGGCAGTGGTGGCCCTGCCGGCGTCGGTCGCCCATCGCCGCTCCGGTCGCAGAATCCGGGCGGAGCTGGTGCGTCGCGGATGCGTCGCCGCGGTGGTGGCTCTGCCGCCGGGCCTCGCTGCCAGTCACGCATTTCCGCTGCACCTGTGGCTGCTGAGCCGCCCCCCGGGCCCTGGGCGGGCGACGGGGACCGTACGCATGGTGGATCTCAGCACCAACAGCCCGGACGGACCGTGGGAGCCGCAGCCGCACCAGGAGGTGGAGGTGCCGCTGATCGATCTGCTGGACAACGAGGTGGACCTCACGCCCAGCCGCTACGTACGCGAGCCGGAACCCGACTACGCGGTGGAGTACGCCACGCTGCGAGAGGATCTCGACATGCGCCTGAGCCGCCTGCAGGCGCTACTTCCCGAGCTGCCGCCGCGAGGCGGGGCCGACGGCCTGGACGATGGCGTCCCGGTGGCGGTGAGCGACCTACTGGCCGCCGGCCTGGTCAGCCTGGATGGCGAAGAGCTCACGTCCGTCAGCGACCAGTTGGATCCCGACTACGTGCGCGGATTCGCGAGTAGCGCGGCGAATACCCGTCGTAGCACGTCCTCCTCGGGTACGTTCCGAGCGGACCTGCAGGCGGCGCGTCTGCCCCGCATGGATGTCGAGCGACAGCACCGCTACGGGGACGCTTTTCGCTCGTTGGGTGCGTTCGAGCGTGAACTTGCCGAACTCGCCAGGATGGGAGACCGGGCTGCGCGGCTCGCCCGTGACGGCCTCACTGGCGGCGCGCTCGATCCGCCGCCGACCCGTGGCAGCGGCGACGCTGAACACCAGAGAACGACGACCGACGTAGACGCCGCAGTGGGGCGAGAGGACAGGACACTTTGA
- a CDS encoding pPIWI_RE module domain-containing protein, whose protein sequence is MPAYRSTQATVLTFTPEATWPVTGYRTTCPPGMLTLLEKAWDTRPGRRPRGAPDYLPTSSLRDLLTLIDPDITSVQRNPRDPAWLRARTTVDPDLLLIALSAWASARVAPHMPDTNWYSQLEGAGQLEWIPEDLDLTRHDLHTNGTANPPSHVFNLLPSLVAEHLTTTGLQLLDHHRDLRLGPTRPDGRRTLHLGAPETLTDEDGAAGASVDVLTFHLETVPGVPEVHLHVDLSMTRFATHPVDYIPRRGFSDPTASVLLSAKEGFVHRRERPMLLQSGATVRRRGEGSTWTWEPGVAEILARLTHHQPPSLEQLRTAPGDAAAQPFAAHLVHSTGMTYRYPDKDGTPPARSTHDHPAGHGYQPRDHMEVLAQVAQQLEAKGMTPLAPAPKARTRAKTLLPLELDDNPIHGIEVWASSDRTWEGLQVAAAAKLDLTPGHSTETSASFTGPMNVTLHRCNPQDLTAGLPRSTNTDKAARRAEYERNEAERAARIAEVFPRLDEPIACIVEMEGAAFFSRTRQNDPKKLFKKALPALRRNVQCLRPIVPANPNPSKAALAKRFLGTDFTATDIERAASALQDALRQAGHLPKVAVPLGIEGPFELITVWLAPAGERMIVPILIRQHTHEEPTAQLMPSTGSPTERPMPLTALPEALTAGRGRVVTRTSRAALAEFITGALALDSTADRLLLVRRARMSDKEIWPWLQDSRIAFDRLVLPGVDMTDPAVVPVFRKPGDQPGLRIVRLRERSDRYAVPRAFGVAEEMVSVGEDIDELVPVTRYGRFSGLVDAGERAFWGINPRPDQNQIVLSLTKFDPADPSSRTRTCSNPTSLEIVPAFLQEGDNPADWAMYTHAQRRLHAHTTIATTWPAIVHLAELMEEYIL, encoded by the coding sequence ATGCCCGCCTACCGCAGCACCCAAGCCACCGTCCTCACTTTCACGCCGGAAGCCACCTGGCCCGTCACTGGCTACCGCACGACCTGCCCGCCGGGAATGCTTACCCTCCTGGAGAAGGCGTGGGATACGCGGCCTGGCCGTCGTCCCCGTGGCGCACCGGACTACCTGCCCACCAGCTCGCTGAGGGACCTGCTCACCCTCATCGACCCCGACATCACCTCTGTACAGAGGAACCCGCGCGATCCGGCATGGCTCCGAGCCCGGACCACGGTCGACCCGGACCTCCTGCTGATCGCCCTGTCGGCATGGGCCTCCGCGCGTGTAGCACCTCACATGCCCGACACCAACTGGTACAGCCAGCTCGAAGGCGCCGGCCAGCTGGAATGGATCCCCGAGGACCTCGATCTCACCCGCCACGACCTTCACACCAACGGCACCGCCAACCCCCCGAGCCACGTTTTCAACCTCCTGCCCAGCCTTGTCGCCGAGCACCTCACCACCACCGGGCTCCAACTCCTGGACCACCACCGTGACCTGCGACTCGGCCCCACCCGACCGGATGGCCGTCGTACCCTGCACCTCGGCGCACCCGAGACCCTCACCGACGAAGACGGCGCGGCCGGCGCCAGCGTGGATGTCCTGACCTTCCACCTCGAGACCGTGCCCGGCGTCCCTGAAGTCCACCTCCATGTCGACCTGAGCATGACCCGCTTTGCGACGCACCCGGTCGACTACATCCCCCGCCGCGGATTCAGCGACCCGACTGCCAGCGTCCTTCTTTCCGCCAAGGAGGGATTCGTCCACCGCCGAGAGCGGCCCATGCTCCTACAGAGCGGAGCCACCGTCCGCCGGCGCGGAGAAGGCAGCACTTGGACCTGGGAGCCGGGCGTTGCCGAGATCCTTGCCCGCCTCACCCACCACCAGCCACCAAGCCTCGAACAACTGCGCACCGCACCCGGCGACGCGGCGGCCCAGCCCTTCGCAGCCCATCTCGTCCACAGCACTGGTATGACCTACCGCTACCCAGACAAGGACGGCACCCCACCGGCGCGCTCGACCCACGACCACCCAGCCGGCCACGGCTATCAGCCCCGTGACCACATGGAGGTCCTCGCCCAGGTCGCCCAGCAGCTGGAGGCGAAGGGGATGACTCCGCTCGCACCCGCTCCCAAGGCGCGGACCCGCGCCAAGACCCTCCTGCCGCTGGAGCTGGACGACAACCCCATCCACGGGATTGAGGTCTGGGCATCCTCCGACCGGACCTGGGAAGGGCTGCAGGTCGCGGCCGCCGCCAAACTCGACCTGACCCCCGGCCATTCCACAGAGACTTCAGCCAGCTTCACCGGGCCGATGAACGTCACGCTCCACCGCTGCAATCCGCAAGACCTGACCGCCGGCCTGCCGCGCTCCACCAACACCGACAAAGCCGCTCGACGAGCTGAGTACGAAAGGAACGAGGCGGAGCGCGCGGCGAGGATTGCCGAAGTCTTCCCCCGTCTTGACGAGCCCATCGCCTGCATCGTGGAGATGGAAGGGGCTGCCTTCTTCTCACGCACGCGCCAAAACGATCCCAAGAAGCTCTTCAAGAAGGCTCTCCCGGCTCTCCGCCGCAACGTCCAGTGCCTGCGCCCGATCGTTCCTGCCAACCCGAATCCCAGCAAAGCCGCCCTCGCCAAGCGCTTCCTAGGCACCGACTTCACCGCGACGGACATCGAGCGCGCCGCTTCCGCTCTCCAGGACGCCCTCCGTCAGGCTGGGCACCTCCCCAAGGTCGCCGTACCCCTAGGGATCGAGGGACCCTTCGAGCTGATCACGGTTTGGCTCGCCCCTGCGGGCGAGCGGATGATCGTTCCCATCCTCATCAGGCAGCACACACACGAAGAGCCCACCGCGCAACTGATGCCCTCAACGGGCAGCCCCACCGAGCGGCCCATGCCGTTGACCGCACTGCCCGAGGCACTGACCGCTGGCCGCGGACGGGTGGTCACCCGTACCTCGCGCGCGGCTCTCGCCGAGTTCATCACCGGGGCATTGGCCCTCGACTCGACGGCAGACCGGCTCCTGCTCGTGCGCCGCGCGCGGATGAGCGACAAGGAGATCTGGCCATGGCTCCAGGACAGTCGGATCGCCTTCGACCGACTGGTTCTGCCGGGTGTCGACATGACGGACCCTGCAGTGGTTCCGGTGTTCCGGAAGCCTGGCGACCAGCCTGGCCTACGGATCGTTCGGCTCCGGGAGCGTAGCGACCGATATGCGGTCCCTCGGGCCTTCGGAGTCGCCGAGGAGATGGTCAGCGTCGGCGAAGACATCGACGAGCTGGTCCCCGTAACCCGGTACGGGCGGTTCTCGGGGCTCGTCGACGCCGGTGAACGCGCTTTCTGGGGTATCAACCCGCGGCCGGATCAGAACCAGATCGTGCTCAGCCTCACCAAGTTCGACCCGGCCGACCCGTCCAGCCGCACTAGGACCTGCTCCAACCCGACCTCCCTGGAGATCGTGCCCGCCTTCCTCCAGGAAGGAGACAACCCCGCCGACTGGGCCATGTACACCCATGCCCAGCGACGTCTCCACGCCCACACGACGATCGCGACCACCTGGCCTGCCATCGTCCACCTTGCCGAGTTGATGGAGGAGTACATCCTCTAA